The genome window CTTGCAACTATGAACCAGAGCATGTAGATGCCCATAAGAATACGATTACACCACTATGATCTCTGCAGTTGCTAGTACAATCACAAAAGATGGATCAAATTCGAACCATTCTAGGCCGAATCCTACCAGTTCCCCTGACCCCAATAAAGAATTCGAGAAAGGCACCAAAATATAGCAGGAAAGGGCTGATGGAACTTACCAGATCAGAGAATTTCCAAAGGGCAGAGTAACTATAATCGAAGGATTGAGGAAAAGATTCGACCCCAATTTCAGTTGGCTCTCAGTCTCAGGGTTGCGGTGCGATTTGAAGGGGGTAGCATAAGAGCAAATGCGACGGAAGCTCTAATTTCGCACGGATCTAGGACTATGGCAGCCCAAATGAGCTCCAGATCAAGAAACCGAGGCAGGGAATGCAAGCAAGAAGAGAGCGCCGGGATGCATTACCTCCGACGAGTGCGAGGGAATGCAGCGTCTGGGGCTCGGGGCGGAGCCGCAGAGGCCGAAGGGGAGCTGGGGTCGGGCGGCGGGGAGGAAGACGGGCGAGGGGATGGTGGCCGCGCGCTTGAGGATGCCGGATGGTGGCGGGAGTGCACGGGACGACCAGCTGTTGGAGGATGGCGTGGGGGGAGAGACACGCCAGGTTTGGCGTGCGGGAGGAGTCAGATGGCGAGGCTGGCAAAATGACGTGCGTGTTGGCTAGTCTGTTGGAGAGGAAAAATTGATCGTTTTAGCGTTTCAGTGGAATGGCGTGAGTGTTAGAGATGCTTTTGGAGTTGCTCTCAGGAATGTACACAAGCAATGTAGCCCACAATGTTTTTCCAAAGGCCACTAGGAGTGCCAGGAGATATGTAAATGCATTTGTGCCTACTAGCAGCAGACTGATGTAAAATAGGCTTTACTGTGACTGGACCGGATGGCAAGTTCCTAAAATTTCCCTTGTTCTTGAAGAACTGGAAGAGCGTTACTTATGTGAAATAGGCTTTACTGTGACTGGACCGGATGGCAGCCCCAGTTCTGTGAACGACCGTCGTTTCATGAGGAAAACATTAACTTGTTGAAATCAAGTTGAATTACATCTATCATTTGAGATTTCACTAGCTACCTTGAAAACAATTGATGCATCGGAATGCCCAGGACTAGAAATAAGCAGAAATCCCAAAACCGGATTGAATGGCACAGGATAAACCACCACATGACGCACATATGGGACAGAGGTAGATAGATTCATGGATCAATTTTACTCGTGCGTGAGACGGAGAATATTCGGGAATAGTTATGTCCCTCCGGCTAGAAACACCACGAGAATTTGCAATCTAGGGTTCACCTAACTCCTAATACATCTAAGCGAAAAGTCTGTTGTATGTGAACTAATGATTACACGATCTTGCTTCTACCTACAGACAGGAATTCATTATCAGCTTTCAGTTACACAGGTCCAGACGATGGTTGTAAAATCCAACAATCTTCCAGGCTTGTCTTTCATATTGACGCGGAAATGTTTGTTCCTGCTCCATTCAGCCTAATTGTTATCTTCGATGCAGATGTAATGAATAATGGGAGTAATTCTCAGTTAATCATTGCTCATAATCTCTAGCTCAATCCTGCATGAAGATATTCTCAGTTCCATGATTTATCCTGAAGATTGTTGCTTTGATTTCAGGAAGCACCATAATAAACAGTGATAACGTGCTGATGACTGATGCCTCTTTTGATGGTATTTACACATCACAAAGCACCAAGAAACCAGCTAGGGCACATACTTGTTTTTGTCAGTAGCTGATGGCCCAACCATCTGCACCCATGTAGAACATGACCACGAGCAGTGGAGCGAAATACTGGTGTCACCAGGTTTCGATGCCAGAACCAAGTGACCGAGCCGTCATATTAGGACTCAACTACCTTGAAAGCGAGCAGAAACACAAACTTCAGCTTTTGTGACACCAAATGCTGCTAAATACTAAAAGGTAAATAAGTAACTCAATTCAAAGAAGCAAACTGCATAGCTGATGGAATAATTAcacaatgcaacaatattcccaGATGTCGTAATAGTTTAACATGGTTATGAGGTAATTTCACCTTTCAAACTGGATATCAGGAGCCAATTTACCAATTACTAATGATTGTTataagggaaaactgcaaaaaaaaaccccaaaagtcacttggattttgactttccccccccaaaagttgttttgttgcaaaccccccccccccccaaagtttaactttgttgcaaaaaaccccctaaaaattcaaaataataaaaaatcattaaaaaatttctaaaaaaactagagacaattctaagaccttctgtgaattttttttttcaaaaataatatcctttgcatcatatttcatggagaggaagtttgaaaaaaaagaaaaatgtgtagctcatttattaactcatgctattttaactttgtcatgtctactattatttttcctacacaaataattgtttaagtaaactaataaaagtggtttcactaattttgggggtgttatggattagttatgaattaatctatctacaacacatttactcagtcctgcacgttacaataactatttcaagatttcatgtatttttacaagatagaggatcatgtaagaagactaaaaaattttgtttcatgatttttggattagtaaataattaactatgcatttaactcgaattaataaatgagttgcacgtttttctttttttttcaaacttactctccatgaaatatgatgcaaaggatattatttttgaaaacaaatttcacaaaaggtcttataattgtctctagttttttttagaattttctgtgatttttttaatttttttaaaaaaaattgggggtgtttttgcaacaaaatcaaacctttggggggttttttttgcaacaaaacaacttttggggagggggggggggggaagtcaaaatccaagtgacttttgggggtttttttgcatttatcccttgTTATAAGCAGCAGTTCAACACACTTACATTCTGTAAATACTTTAGGACTTCCTGGAGGCCACAGGCTACTGAAAATAAGCATATATTGATTCTGTATTCTATTGAAGTTACTGGTGTCTTATCACCATCACAACAATCAATGTGACAATGGCGTAACCATGTAAGAATGAACTATTCTCAGTACAATCGGAAAGATCCAATGAggaataaaaattaaattaatgaATTGAAACTTTATTCTGTGGCTTGCGTGAACTATGAAGCAGCTTATCTCTTCAATCCTTGCTTACCCCATCTATTTGCACATGGCTGCATGGTCATGTGCCCGAGTCTCCAACACACGAGAATGTGCAGCAATCCTTTGTCTATCAATTTTAGCTATAGGTTAAAAAGTAACTTAACTAAAAGCAACTTCTATTACTCTGCTTCTGTATAGGAAAGCACcacaagttttttttagaaataagATAAAGTTCCTTACACAGTAATGAAAAGTccagttttttttagaaataagATAAAGTTCCTTACACAGTAATGATTCGGACTTTTCTGGTTGCTCATACTCAAAACATTGAAAATAGAAACGGTGAAAACAAAGAATATAGCAGCAAGTATTACCTGTGAGGCTGAGGTGAGGACGGTTGATCAGGAGATGAATGGGAGGAGCCACCCCTATATGAACCACGCCTTTGCCCATAAAACCCATTAGGCATTACTTGACGTGTGGGTCGTGGTATATCATCACCGTCTGCTGTGGGAAGTGACCCAAGTGAACCAAATTCAATTGGTTCAGATGAGGAAGCACAATGATTTGCGCCTGATTCATATGAGCACACCATAAAAATTGGTGGTCCTGGAAGGCCAGAATAAGTACCAGCACCATTTGCAGCTGTAGATGGTGGTGTATAAACCCCATGCGCTACGTTCCCTGGTTTGCGCATAGAGTTTGtagaccccaaagaaaggcccTGCACAAGATATTGAGCGCCCGCCTCATGCCTGTACGAGTCATTTCTATAGGTTCGTCGCTGCCTGTCAGACTGAGTCTCATCAGTGGCCCTTCTATCAGGCCTCTCTGATTGGCCGCGTCCATAGCTGCGGTTTGGATTTCGTTGTTTCGAGTTTATCCATCTTCCTTCCTTATCACTATGGTCGCTCCTATCACTATTATAACCTCCTCTGTAGTTTCTTGAGCTTGAGCGCCGGTCCCTAAATGGTACCTTCTGAGAGAACAGAAGCCACAGAATTGACAACTTAGTATTCCGCAGTTCAGACTATCAAGTTCATAAATCATTGCTTAATAAAGCTCTtgcaaaacaaataaatcattgtGCCCAAGAGGCACAAAAGGTAGAACTACCAAAAGAAAAACCTACAGATCCCATGATCCAAAATGTCATAGAATTCAGTCAAGAAATGAACTCATGAGTTTTCTTCATGTGGCAACTGACGATTCATCCTCACCTGTGAACTCCTCCAGCTTACATACCCATTTTTCATTTATTGATGATAACACTCTCAGCAATGTAGTAATCTTTTGTACATGCTTACGGTGCCACCAATCATTATCTAACGCTGTTGGCGAGTGACACATGTGCTTCAGGTTGACTAAAACCAGGTAAACTTAATTACAAAGAAAGATTGCTTAGTAGGGAAAACCAGATCAAcaattatttttgttgtaagATTGCTTAGTAGGGAAAAACCAGATCAAcaattatttttgttgtatCTCAGAATCCTTCCATGATTATGGTTCCTGCCAAGTTTACATGGATGCATCCTCCTTTTTTTAGCGAAAACAGTGCCTTGGTGCATCCTCCTTGTAGTGCTAAAAAGCACCAAAATAAGTTTTTATGGTTTCAGGATAAAAAAACAGCTGGTTCAGCCAAAAACTGTGACACATACAAGCTTCAGAATGATCTACACTAGCTTTGAATATCAATTAAAACCAACTGGTACAGACCAACTCTCACCAATAAGCAACTCAAAACTAGCCACTTGGTAGAAAACAATTCACTGCCTGTGTCTGGAGCCAAGCTCTAGGTTATTCATGATGAGATAAAGGGGGTCTTCCCATGAATCTGGCAGGTAGACTCATAAATCTTATTAGTGAGTTAAAACTTTAACCGGTAGTATCCAACAAAAGTATGAACCATTACAATCTTaaattttgtgtgtgtgtgtgtgggtaGGGTGGGGGTATAAATCCTACACCCCAATAGGAAACGACAGAAGGTTAGgatgagccccccccccccctaccaTCCCTAAAATCCAAACAAGGTCCAAATGAATGGGATAGATCATGATCTTCAATTCACATTTCCCCGACTCACAAGTATTTCCCATACTCTACGTAAACATGGATCTTCCAATCTCATCAATCTTTATAAGATATAAGTTCTGTTGCTAGAACAATTTCCATGGGTAGCCGAACAGActactttattttttatgatgtaACCTTTTCCGACTAGATTGTTAAAGATCAGTGGAACATAAATGGCCAAGAACCTAAAGCCCATAACAGATGCCTAACAAGCTGGAATCAGTACAAAGTTTCAAAAGCAAAGTTTGATATAACTACATTGGTAATGTTGGTATTTTCAGTTAAACCACATTCGAAGTGTAATCCTTTAACAGAACAAAGGATCACGCTTGTTcagtttttcattttttaatacTATAACTAACAATTGTCTATGCATGAGATAAGGTACTGAAACAATTTTTAGGATCTTACAGGATTCGGCAAGTAGGTTCCTGTGCCTCCACGGTATCTGGGTACATCTTCTCCATAGTGCTGGAGAACACCAGTAGCTCTTTCTGTAGTAGGTTGTAGAGGCATCACAGGAAATACTCGTTGACTAGGGCCCGCCATATGTGTCCAGTTAACATTTGGTGCAGCTGGTCTTCCAGGCCCATCCCATGGAGCATGGCCCTGCAAATATGCTTGTGGGACCGCAAAAGGGTATAAAACAGGACCCAGGGGACGTGCATTCTGGCAGAATCGCCCATACTGTAAATTCCTCAAATGGCTAGCAAAATCACTGTTCAAGATGTCACACTTGTGTTCATCGGATGGCTCAGCCATACTACTGCATGATGCTGTTGAGGTAGCATTGGTATCTGGTTGGTGAACATCATTAAGTGGACTAAAACTTTGACCTCTGATATTGGCAGGAAGCTGATCAATTCCTTCAGTTCTCTCAAACTGGGGAACAGAACCATCACTATTCCCTTGAACAAATGGGAGCACAACAAAAGGAACTGGTGGACCTGTTGGAACAAAAGTCAGTCCAGAGCTATCAGCTTGCCTCTGCTGAGGGGAACCAATAAGAAAAGGTGCAAACACTGGATTAGACATGCCGATCTGTGATGGATCAAAATCATTTGGTACTTGACTAATTCTTGATTGCCTTGAAAAAGGGTCAGGCCCTGATAATATCTCAGAAGCTTCATTAATGATTGGTACTACTGCCCCATTTCTGGGGTCATCATCAACTTGAGTTGGGAGATGCCCCGTAGTATTTAACATCTGCCAGCCAGTCCTGCTATGTGTGGTTGTGGCAGGTGCTGCAAAGGCAGGCATTTTCCCCCATTTGTCTCTTGATGATCTAGATGTATTTACAGTCATTTCATCCCATGAACTCGCATCCAGAGCTTTGCCACTAGAAGAACTGGCATGAGAAGGAAGACTCACATATCCACTCCTCATAGAGCAGTCTACATCGACTTCTCTACTTGTTTGACTTCGAAACATGCTGGTATAGTTTTGATCATCTACACAACTATCCTCAACAGTAAGTTCCATCTGCCTTTCCAAGGTGGCACCAGGTACACCATTAGGCAAAGAGGAATGTTCCTTGCCATCAATATCATAGATGTGAGGATCTCTTCCTTCAGGATCAAAGTGTCTAGAAAATCCAGCATCATGCTTTGCATCTGATGTAATAGGCTTCTCACTCTCATGGCCATCCTCAACGTTTGGTGCAAAAGTTGGATTGTCTATGTAATGGGTCACATGTGGTGGAACGAATCCGTGGAAGAACTGCATATCGGGCGACCATGGTGTCCCAATTAAGCTAGCTGGTGGAATCCCGGCCAAATGCTTTTGAGATAAAGCTGTTGGAGCCAGTAAATGGGAATGTGCTACAGGCAGATTAGAAGGTATTTGCATTGGCAATTGAACCTGTCCATTAAAACCATGCAACTTCGCTGATGCCATTAAATTAACCAGAACTTGTTCATCATAGTGCATCTCTGATGATTCAGAGACAGAAGGAAGTTCTTCATTTATCACAAAACCATTATCTTCACGATAGCTGCTTGTAACATTATTTGAGTCAGAAGCTGCTTTTGCACTAGGGTGAGATGATCTGTTCATGGAAGACATTGATTCATCCTGTGAAGACTTAGCGCTGTGGTTACTAGACACTTCTGGAACCAAGACACTTCTTCTGCTACTGTAATCAACCTTCAGAGATTTTTCCATATCAACCACTCTAGTCCGCCTACCACGAAACCCTTCAACAGAAGAGTCTGTCAGTTCAGGACTGGATTGGGTTCTTGCAAATCTAGACCTGTTTTGCCCATTTCTGTCGTTGATAAAGAGAGCATTTGGCCCTCTCTTATCCCTTTCACCTTGCATCGATCCAGCAGAGTTGTTTCTTTCAAGCTGTTCAGAAACCTTGGCATTGCCCTGTGTTGCATTAACTTTTTGGTGCTGAGCATGTGAAACAGAAGGATTAACTGTTCTTGGCAGATTCTGATAGTGTAGGTCACTTGTGTGAAAAGGGTCAGAATCACTATGACCAACTTCAGTAAAATTATCCTGATTAGCACGAAGCTTAGGATTTTCAACCTTTTTCTTGAATGTTGTTACAGTTCTGTCACTGTTTGACACTACAGCAGGAACAACCTTCAGAGGCCGCACATCAGCCAGACTTAGGGTAGGCACATCAGGACGACTGCCACTCCCATGCCTTATCCATGTATTTGTGAAGAATTGATTTAATTCAGCAATTAAATCTTCTTTTGGACATTCAAGTAACTTTCCCAGCCTTTTGGCCCCAAATGCAAAAGCACTGCGTATTCTAAAAAAATTGcctgcaaaaacaaaaatatattaactCAACAAGTGATGTGTTTTGTCGTTCTTGCAGAGATCAAACTTTTCATTGAACATAACCAAAATGGTGGTAATTGTCTAATCGATACACTTGAATATTCTTAATCACGGGATCTATCATTAGCATCAAATGGCCAATAAGACAAAATATTGACAAGAGTAACATTTCAGAGTATACATCATAACAATTAACAAGAAAGAATTTATTCTATTAAGTTGCTAGTCAATCAAAGTAAGATAGATTGCTGCTCATAATCATTACATACCCTGGAAGTCAATATATGTAAGAATGAATAAAGGTTTGACAAGTACAATCATCGTAATACTGCTCAAGGAGGTTCTATTACAGGTCACATTCTAAAATAGCACTGCAAAGTCCATGACTGAAGTATTAGTACAAAATGCTGATATATGGGATTCAAAAGAGCCATTACTGAGTACTAACATAAACTGTAACAAGCCAAAAAGGTAATAGCGCCAAGGTGCTGTTTAAGGCATTTTTGGATCACTTATCAATTAGACAATATTTTTCTAGTGACATCTACAAAGGAGGGGCGCATAGAGCTTCAAAGTGCTGGCTCACTTGGGTTTATATAGGCCAAATGATTTTCCCATGTTTGGGCTAAAAAGCTTGGatcgcatcattcaaattttgACACTCACTTCACGCAATAACATGCAATATGGGACTGGTGAAACGT of Phragmites australis chromosome 3, lpPhrAust1.1, whole genome shotgun sequence contains these proteins:
- the LOC133911878 gene encoding uncharacterized protein LOC133911878 isoform X2, whose amino-acid sequence is MGMVPNGLLPNASAGVMRRLDPERWAVAEGRTAELIVRIQPNAHSEGRRQAVYRYVQRLIMNCLSCQVFTFGSVPLKTYLPDGDIDVTAFSNSEELKEIWANLVRDALEREEKSENVEFRVKEVQYIQAEVKIIKCLVENIVVDISFNQVGGLCTLCFLEEIDNLINHNHLFKRSIILIKAWCFYESRILGAHHGLISTYALETLVLYIFHIFNNSFTGPLEVLYRFLEFFSNFDWEKFCLSLWGPVPISSLPDMTAEPPWMDSGKLLLSKSFLDTCNSAYGVMPRTQESQGQPFVSKHFNVIDPLRTNNNLGRSVSKGNFFRIRSAFAFGAKRLGKLLECPKEDLIAELNQFFTNTWIRHGSGSRPDVPTLSLADVRPLKVVPAVVSNSDRTVTTFKKKVENPKLRANQDNFTEVGHSDSDPFHTSDLHYQNLPRTVNPSVSHAQHQKVNATQGNAKVSEQLERNNSAGSMQGERDKRGPNALFINDRNGQNRSRFARTQSSPELTDSSVEGFRGRRTRVVDMEKSLKVDYSSRRSVLVPEVSSNHSAKSSQDESMSSMNRSSHPSAKAASDSNNVTSSYREDNGFVINEELPSVSESSEMHYDEQVLVNLMASAKLHGFNGQVQLPMQIPSNLPVAHSHLLAPTALSQKHLAGIPPASLIGTPWSPDMQFFHGFVPPHVTHYIDNPTFAPNVEDGHESEKPITSDAKHDAGFSRHFDPEGRDPHIYDIDGKEHSSLPNGVPGATLERQMELTVEDSCVDDQNYTSMFRSQTSREVDVDCSMRSGYVSLPSHASSSSGKALDASSWDEMTVNTSRSSRDKWGKMPAFAAPATTTHSRTGWQMLNTTGHLPTQVDDDPRNGAVVPIINEASEILSGPDPFSRQSRISQVPNDFDPSQIGMSNPVFAPFLIGSPQQRQADSSGLTFVPTGPPVPFVVLPFVQGNSDGSVPQFERTEGIDQLPANIRGQSFSPLNDVHQPDTNATSTASCSSMAEPSDEHKCDILNSDFASHLRNLQYGRFCQNARPLGPVLYPFAVPQAYLQGHAPWDGPGRPAAPNVNWTHMAGPSQRVFPVMPLQPTTERATGVLQHYGEDVPRYRGGTGTYLPNPKVPFRDRRSSSRNYRGGYNSDRSDHSDKEGRWINSKQRNPNRSYGRGQSERPDRRATDETQSDRQRRTYRNDSYRHEAGAQYLVQGLSLGSTNSMRKPGNVAHGVYTPPSTAANGAGTYSGLPGPPIFMVCSYESGANHCASSSEPIEFGSLGSLPTADGDDIPRPTRQVMPNGFYGQRRGSYRGGSSHSSPDQPSSPQPHR
- the LOC133911878 gene encoding uncharacterized protein LOC133911878 isoform X1; translation: MGMVPNGLLPNASAGVMRRLDPERWAVAEGRTAELIVRIQPNAHSEGRRQAVYRYVQRLIMNCLSCQVFTFGSVPLKTYLPDGDIDVTAFSNSEELKEIWANLVRDALEREEKSENVEFRVKEVQYIQAEVKIIKCLVENIVVDISFNQVGGLCTLCFLEEIDNLINHNHLFKRSIILIKAWCFYESRILGAHHGLISTYALETLVLYIFHIFNNSFTGPLEVLYRFLEFFSNFDWEKFCLSLWGPVPISSLPDMTAEPPWMDSGKLLLSKSFLDTCNSAYGVMPRTQESQGQPFVSKHFNVIDPLRTNNNLGRSVSKGNFFRIRSAFAFGAKRLGKLLECPKEDLIAELNQFFTNTWIRHGSGSRPDVPTLSLADVRPLKVVPAVVSNSDRTVTTFKKKVENPKLRANQDNFTEVGHSDSDPFHTSDLHYQNLPRTVNPSVSHAQHQKVNATQGNAKVSEQLERNNSAGSMQGERDKRGPNALFINDRNGQNRSRFARTQSSPELTDSSVEGFRGRRTRVVDMEKSLKVDYSSRRSVLVPEVSSNHSAKSSQDESMSSMNRSSHPSAKAASDSNNVTSSYREDNGFVINEELPSVSESSEMHYDEQVLVNLMASAKLHGFNGQVQLPMQIPSNLPVAHSHLLAPTALSQKHLAGIPPASLIGTPWSPDMQFFHGFVPPHVTHYIDNPTFAPNVEDGHESEKPITSDAKHDAGFSRHFDPEGRDPHIYDIDGKEHSSLPNGVPGATLERQMELTVEDSCVDDQNYTSMFRSQTSREVDVDCSMRSGYVSLPSHASSSSGKALDASSWDEMTVNTSRSSRDKWGKMPAFAAPATTTHSRTGWQMLNTTGHLPTQVDDDPRNGAVVPIINEASEILSGPDPFSRQSRISQVPNDFDPSQIGMSNPVFAPFLIGSPQQRQADSSGLTFVPTGPPVPFVVLPFVQGNSDGSVPQFERTEGIDQLPANIRGQSFSPLNDVHQPDTNATSTASCSSMAEPSDEHKCDILNSDFASHLRNLQYGRFCQNARPLGPVLYPFAVPQAYLQGHAPWDGPGRPAAPNVNWTHMAGPSQRVFPVMPLQPTTERATGVLQHYGEDVPRYRGGTGTYLPNPKVPFRDRRSSSRNYRGGYNSDRSDHSDKEGRWINSKQRNPNRSYGRGQSERPDRRATDETQSDRQRRTYRNDSYRHEAGAQYLVQGLSLGSTNSMRKPGNVAHGVYTPPSTAANGAGTYSGLPGPPIFMVCSYESGANHCASSSEPIEFGSLGSLPTADGDDIPRPTRQVMPNGFYGQRRGSYRGGSSHSSPDQPSSPQPHSIWCHKS